In Penicillium oxalicum strain HP7-1 chromosome I, whole genome shotgun sequence, a single window of DNA contains:
- a CDS encoding Transaldolase — MSSSLEQLKATGTTVVCDSGDFATIGKYKPQDATTNPSLILAASKKAEYAKLIDAAVAYGKTKGSSLDEQVEATLDRLLVEFGKEILKIIPGKVSTEVDAKLSFDTQGTVDKALHIIKLYEENGISKDRVLIKIASTWEGIQAAHILQSQHGINCNLTLLFSIVQAVAAAEAGAFLISPFVGRILDWYKAAHKRDYTATEDPGVKSVQDIFNYYKKHGYKTIVMGASFRNVGEITELAGCDYLTISPNLLEELFNSTADVPKKLDSASAANLDIPKRNYLKNEPAFRFDFNEEAMAVEKLREGISKFAADAETLKDLLKQKIQA, encoded by the exons ATGTCTTCCTCTCTCGAGCAGCTCAAGGCCACCGGCACCACTGTCGTCTGTGATTCTG GTGACTTTGCCA CCATTGGCAAGTACAAGCCTCAGGATGCTACCACCAACCCCTCCCTGATCCTCGCTGCCTCCAAGAAGGCCGAGTATGCCAAGCTCATCGATGCCGCGGTCGCCTACGGCAAGACTAAGGGCAGCAGCCTCGATGAGCAGGTTGAGGCCACCCTGGACCGCCTCCTCGTCGAGTTCGGCAAGGAGATCCTGAAGATCATCCCCGGCAAGGTCTCCACTGAGGTCGACGCCAAGCTGTCCTTTGACACCCAGGGCACCGTTGACAAGGCCCTTCACATCATCAAG CTGTACGAGGAGAACGGCATCTCCAAGGACCGTGTCCTGATCAAGATCGCCTCCACCTGGGAGGGTATCCAGGCTGCCCACATTCTGCAGTCCCAGCACGGCATCAACTGCAACCTgaccctcctcttctctaTCGTCCAGGCCGTCGCTGCCGCTGAGGCCGGCGCCTTCCTGATTTCTCCCTTCGTTGGTCGTATCCTTGACTGGTACAAGGCTGCCCACAAGCGCGACTACACCGCCACCGAGGACCCCGGTGTCAAGTCCGTCCAGGACATCTTCAACTACTACAAGAAGCACGGCTACAAGACTATCGTCATGGGCGCTTCCTTCCGTAACGTCGGTGAGATCACCGAGCTTGCTGGTTGCGACTACCTGACCATCTCCCCCAACCTGTTGGAGGAGCTCTTCAACTCCACTGCCGACGTCCCCAAGAAGCTGGACTCTGCTTCCGCCGCCAACCTCGACATCCCCAAGCGCAACTACCTCAAGAACGAGCCCGCCTTCCGCTTCGACTTCAACGAGGAGGCCATGGCCGTCGAGAAGCTCCGCGAGGGTATCTCCAAGTTCGCTGCTGACGCCGAGACCCTCAAGGACCTCCTCAAGCAGAAGATCCAGGCTTAG
- a CDS encoding Superoxide dismutase, with the protein MVKAVAVVRGDSKVSGTVTFEQADENAPTTISWNITGNDANAQRGFHVHQFGDNTNGCTSAGPHFNPFGKTHGAPEDSERHVGDLGNFQTDAEGNAVGSKQDKLVKLIGAESVLGRTLVVHAGTDDLGKGGNEESKKTGNAGPRPACGVIGIAA; encoded by the exons ATGGTCAAGGCTG TTGCTGTCGTCCGCGGAGACTCCAAGGTCTCTGGCACCGTCACCTTCGAGCAGGCTGACGAGAACGCCCCTACCACCATCTCCTGGAACATCACCGGCAACGACGCCAACGCTCAGCGTGGTTTCCACGTCCACCAGTTCGGTGACAACACCAACGGCTGCACCTCCGCTGGCCCTCACT TCAACCCCTTTGGCAAGACCCACGGTGCTCCCGAGGACTCTGAGCGTCACGTCGGTGACCTCGGTAACTTCCAGACCGATGCCGAGGGTAACGCTGTTGGCTCCAAGCAGGACAAGCTTGTCAAGTTGATCGGTGCTGAGAGCGTTCTCGGC CGCACTCTGGTTGTGCACGCCGGTACTGATGACCTTGGCAAGGGTGGCAACGAGGAGTCCAAGAAAACTGGTAACGCCGGCCCCCGTCCTGCCTGCG GTGTCATTGGTATCGCCGCTTAA
- a CDS encoding Fatty acid hydroxylase vlmA, with the protein MTAERNPKDSMKSTWRRLDRSDWTFHHWFYEVLGIHPEHLDADIPVHAKEDAVPYVPDWSMHRWVITHAVIPILLQHAYVQYTGHNLGPIAAFVLYSVAFKAIAIHELHVLRRLGHTHGFLDGDRHARDGVPDVGVAKVVRSLMSTSTFRPMFTVFFAYRTAQAPLSMSFAWLPLEIGLYGIILDFWFYWYHRVMHDFDGLWKYHRTHHLTKHPNPLLTLYADTEQEFFDIAGIPLMTYFTMRLMGMPIGFYEWWICHQYVVFAELAGHSGLRVHASPPSTLSWLLRWFDAELVIEDHDLHHRKGWKKSHNYGKQTRLWDRVFGTCCDRIESVPANVDYVNQSPMPLY; encoded by the coding sequence ATGACGGCCGAAAGGAATCCCAAAGACTCGATGAAGTCTACATGGCGACGACTGGATCGTTCCGACTGGACATTTCACCACTGGTTCTATGAAGTACTCGGGATTCATCCAGAGCATCTCGACGCGGACATCCCTGTTcatgccaaagaagatgCGGTTCCCTATGTCCCCGACTGGTCGATGCATCGCTGGGTCATCACTCACGCCGTGATTCCGATTCTCCTGCAGCACGCCTACGTCCAATATACAGGTCACAACTTGGGCCCGATCGCCGCATTCGTGCTCTATAGTGTTGCCTTCAAGGCCATTGCCATCCATGAGCTGCATGTGCTCCGACGCCTCGGACATACGCACGGCTTTCTGGACGGCGACAGGCACGCTCGTGACGGGGTCCCTGACGTGGGTGTCGCCAAAGTGGTCCGGTCGCTCATGTCGACCTCTACCTTCCGACCCATGTTCACCGTCTTCTTTGCCTATCGCACGGCCCAGGCCCCCTTGTCGATGAGCTTTGCCTGGTTACCACTGGAAATCGGCCTATACGGCATCATCCTCGACTTTTGGTTCTACTGGTACCATCGCGTGATGCACGACTTCGACGGACTATGGAAGTACCATCGAACCCACCACTTGACCAAACACCCGAACCCACTCCTCACTCTCTATGCCGACACCGAGCAGGAATTCTTCGATATTGCCGGTATCCCCCTGATGACCTACTTCACGATGAGGCTCATGGGTATGCCCATCGGCTTCTACGAGTGGTGGATCTGTCACCAGTACGTCGTGTTTGCAGAACTGGCTGGTCACTCGGGTCTTCGTGTCCATGCTTCTCCGCCCTCGACCCTAAGCTGGCTCCTGCGCTGGTTCGACGCTGAACTTGTCATTGAGGATCATGATCTGCACCATCGCAagggatggaagaagagccacAACTATGGCAAACAGACTCGTCTGTGGGACCGCGTGTTTGGCACGTGCTGCGATCGGATCGAGTCGGTGCCGGCGAATGTGGATTATGTCAATCAATCACCGATGCCGTTATATTGA